Proteins co-encoded in one Paracoccus sediminicola genomic window:
- a CDS encoding Rrf2 family transcriptional regulator has protein sequence MKLTAYSNYAFRSLQLAALRSPELVRVDDVVRVHGLARPHIVKIVHELGQAGLVETRRGRGGGFRLARPAEEIVVGNVIRLTEGPLDVVECFNPEKNTCPLIGICKLSRALSEATKAFMAVLDDLTLADIASNKSELLSRITPIEEGIVWPSRRAR, from the coding sequence ATGAAGCTCACGGCATATTCGAATTACGCGTTCCGATCGCTTCAGCTTGCCGCGCTCAGGTCACCCGAACTTGTCCGCGTGGATGACGTGGTCAGGGTGCATGGGCTGGCCCGACCGCATATAGTGAAGATCGTGCACGAACTGGGACAGGCTGGACTTGTGGAAACAAGGCGGGGAAGAGGCGGCGGATTCAGGCTGGCACGTCCTGCGGAAGAAATCGTCGTGGGGAATGTCATCCGGCTGACCGAAGGACCGCTCGATGTGGTCGAATGCTTCAACCCTGAAAAAAACACCTGTCCGTTGATCGGCATCTGCAAGCTATCGCGGGCACTGAGCGAGGCGACGAAGGCATTCATGGCGGTGCTCGACGACCTGACGCTTGCGGATATTGCGTCGAACAAGAGCGAGCTGTTGTCCCGCATCACGCCAATAGAAGAGGGCATCGTTTGGCCATCGCGGAGGGCGCGATGA
- a CDS encoding peroxiredoxin, with product MPLLLGDVVPDFTADTTTGPISFHDWIGDDWAFFFSHPGDFTPVCTTEMGRTSQLSAEFDKRGVKPIGLSTDSVDEHLKWIDDVNDTQNTTLRFPIVADPELKIARLYDMIHPAESETAAVRSVFIIDNKKKLRLTMTYPMSVGRNFDEILRAVDALQAGDRHQIATPADWRPGDEVIIPPSIDDVAAKGLFPQGWTTHRPYLRTTLVQD from the coding sequence ATGCCTCTGCTTCTCGGAGACGTCGTCCCGGACTTCACCGCTGACACGACGACCGGCCCCATCTCGTTTCATGACTGGATCGGCGACGACTGGGCCTTCTTTTTTAGCCATCCGGGCGACTTCACACCGGTTTGCACCACCGAGATGGGCCGGACCTCGCAGCTCAGCGCAGAATTCGACAAGCGTGGCGTCAAACCGATCGGGCTCAGCACCGACTCCGTCGACGAGCATCTGAAGTGGATCGACGACGTGAACGATACCCAGAACACGACGCTGCGGTTTCCGATCGTCGCTGATCCCGAGCTGAAGATCGCGCGCCTCTACGACATGATCCATCCCGCCGAGTCTGAAACGGCTGCCGTACGCTCGGTCTTCATCATCGACAACAAGAAGAAGCTGCGCCTGACGATGACCTATCCGATGAGCGTCGGGCGCAACTTCGATGAAATTCTGCGCGCAGTCGATGCCCTGCAGGCGGGCGACAGGCACCAGATTGCCACGCCTGCCGACTGGCGACCCGGCGACGAGGTCATCATCCCGCCCTCGATCGACGACGTCGCGGCGAAGGGTCTGTTCCCGCAGGGTTGGACGACACACCGCCCTTACCTGCGGACCACGCTTGTGCAAGACTGA
- a CDS encoding cytochrome ubiquinol oxidase subunit I, whose amino-acid sequence MLASFDAVLLARIQFAFTVSFHFLFPAFTVGLASYLAVLNGLWLWTKDHKYLDLFRYWVKIFALAFAMGVVSGIVMSYQFGTNWSVFSDKAGPVIGAPMAYEVLSAFFLEAGFLGIMLFGRERVGPGLHMTATAAVAFGTFFSAFWILSVNSWMQTPAGFSIDPDTGQFLPENFWEIIFNPSFPYRLMHTVTAAYLTTAFIVGGVAAFHLLRRRRRGEVASEATRTMFSMAMWMAAIVAPIQIFLGDLHGINTLEHQPAKVMAMEGHFESHPEGAPLYLFGIPNDEAQTLDYAVGIPKLSSLILKHDLNAPIDGLDTIPDDEQPPVGIVFWSFRVMVALGFAMLGIGAWSLWARWRGHLFEAPWLHRAALAMAPSGLIAVLAGWITTEVGRQPYTVYGMLRTAESAAPLDAAAVGTSLIAFIVVYFAVFGAGTFYILRLMSRPPVFDEPRLKDATKGPIRTAGITPAIEETMRRPNAVQPGE is encoded by the coding sequence ATGCTCGCCTCCTTCGACGCAGTCCTATTGGCCCGCATTCAGTTCGCCTTCACGGTGAGCTTCCACTTTCTCTTTCCGGCCTTCACCGTCGGCCTCGCGAGCTACCTCGCGGTGCTCAACGGGCTGTGGCTCTGGACGAAGGACCACAAGTATCTCGATCTCTTCCGCTACTGGGTGAAGATCTTCGCGCTGGCTTTCGCCATGGGCGTCGTGTCGGGCATCGTGATGTCCTACCAGTTCGGCACAAATTGGTCGGTGTTCTCCGACAAGGCCGGGCCGGTCATCGGCGCACCAATGGCCTACGAGGTACTCTCGGCCTTTTTCCTGGAGGCCGGCTTCCTCGGGATCATGCTCTTCGGGCGCGAGCGCGTGGGGCCGGGCCTGCACATGACCGCCACGGCGGCCGTGGCCTTCGGTACGTTTTTCTCGGCCTTCTGGATTCTCAGCGTGAACAGCTGGATGCAGACGCCCGCAGGCTTCTCCATCGACCCGGACACGGGCCAGTTTTTGCCGGAGAACTTCTGGGAAATCATCTTCAATCCCTCGTTCCCCTATCGCCTCATGCACACGGTGACGGCCGCCTATCTGACAACGGCATTCATCGTGGGTGGCGTGGCGGCTTTCCACCTTTTGCGTCGCCGGAGGCGGGGCGAGGTGGCGTCCGAAGCCACGAGAACAATGTTCTCCATGGCGATGTGGATGGCAGCCATCGTGGCGCCGATACAGATTTTCCTCGGGGATCTCCACGGAATCAACACGCTGGAACACCAGCCCGCCAAGGTCATGGCCATGGAGGGCCATTTCGAGAGCCATCCGGAGGGCGCGCCGCTCTATCTGTTCGGGATCCCCAATGACGAAGCGCAAACCCTCGACTACGCCGTCGGCATACCGAAGCTGTCGTCGCTGATCCTCAAGCACGATCTCAACGCTCCGATAGACGGGCTCGACACGATTCCAGACGACGAACAGCCGCCGGTGGGCATCGTCTTCTGGTCCTTCCGTGTGATGGTCGCTTTGGGCTTTGCTATGCTGGGCATCGGGGCGTGGTCTCTCTGGGCGCGTTGGCGAGGCCATCTTTTCGAGGCGCCTTGGCTGCACCGTGCCGCTCTGGCTATGGCACCCTCAGGCCTGATCGCGGTCTTGGCCGGATGGATCACAACTGAGGTCGGACGCCAACCATATACGGTTTACGGTATGCTACGAACCGCTGAGAGCGCGGCGCCGCTTGACGCAGCCGCCGTCGGCACCTCGCTCATCGCGTTCATCGTGGTCTACTTCGCCGTGTTTGGCGCTGGCACCTTCTACATCCTGCGTCTGATGAGCCGTCCGCCCGTCTTCGACGAACCACGTCTGAAGGATGCCACCAAGGGCCCCATTCGCACGGCCGGCATCACGCCGGCCATCGAGGAAACCATGCGGCGCCCGAACGCCGTCCAGCCGGGGGAGTGA
- the cydB gene encoding cytochrome d ubiquinol oxidase subunit II, protein MPIAEGVAFDLTFVWGFLIALAVLIYVVLDGFDLGLGMLFAVEPDRRHRDVMMNSVAPVWDGNETWLVLGGGGLFAAFPLAYALILPALYAPIIAMLLALIFRGVAFEFRWRTERWRGVWDVAFIGGSAVAALSQGIALGGLLQGITIDKTARAYAGGWWDWLTPFSVTVGLAVMVGYMLLGATWLVMKTDGELQDRMRSRAWILGVATVAFIGVVSLWTPFLQEGYFVRWFAGTRILLAGLVGAAVLALAFLMFRALHVHRHDYWPFLLALAMFGLCFVGLGICMFPYIVPTEVTLWEAAAPYRAQLFMIIGAGILIPIILAYTAYAYWVFRGKVDPEAGYH, encoded by the coding sequence ATGCCGATCGCAGAAGGGGTCGCATTCGACCTCACCTTTGTCTGGGGCTTCCTGATCGCCCTCGCCGTGCTCATCTACGTGGTTCTCGACGGATTCGACCTCGGGCTCGGGATGCTGTTCGCCGTAGAGCCCGATCGCCGGCATCGCGATGTGATGATGAACTCGGTTGCCCCCGTCTGGGACGGGAACGAGACGTGGCTCGTTCTTGGGGGCGGAGGTCTCTTTGCGGCGTTCCCGCTGGCCTACGCGCTGATCCTACCAGCGCTCTATGCGCCAATTATCGCCATGCTGCTGGCGCTTATCTTTCGAGGGGTCGCCTTCGAGTTTCGCTGGCGCACCGAGCGTTGGCGCGGTGTCTGGGACGTCGCCTTCATCGGCGGCTCCGCGGTGGCCGCACTCAGCCAGGGCATCGCACTCGGCGGGCTTCTCCAGGGCATCACCATCGACAAGACCGCGCGCGCCTATGCGGGCGGCTGGTGGGACTGGCTGACGCCCTTCTCGGTGACGGTCGGGTTGGCCGTCATGGTTGGTTACATGCTCCTCGGAGCGACTTGGCTCGTCATGAAGACCGATGGCGAGCTTCAGGATCGGATGCGCAGCCGCGCCTGGATCCTGGGAGTCGCTACAGTGGCATTCATCGGCGTGGTCAGCCTATGGACTCCGTTCCTGCAGGAAGGATACTTCGTGCGCTGGTTCGCTGGCACCCGAATCTTGCTTGCCGGGCTGGTGGGAGCTGCAGTTCTTGCCCTCGCATTCCTGATGTTCCGTGCTCTTCACGTGCATCGTCACGACTACTGGCCCTTCCTGCTCGCCTTGGCGATGTTCGGGCTGTGCTTCGTGGGCCTCGGAATCTGCATGTTCCCCTACATCGTGCCAACCGAAGTCACGCTTTGGGAAGCGGCCGCCCCGTACAGAGCTCAACTCTTCATGATCATCGGTGCGGGCATCCTGATCCCGATCATCCTTGCCTACACGGCCTATGCTTACTGGGTATTCCGGGGGAAGGTCGATCCTGAAGCGGGGTATCACTGA
- a CDS encoding class I SAM-dependent methyltransferase codes for MWDERYAAPGYLFGTEPARFLVDQAVHLPERGRVLVVADGEGRNSVFLAARGFDVMAFDASHVAVEKARALAKGRDVPVRFEVSNVDGWDWAPNAYDAVVAVFIQFAPPPMRARIFEGIKRTLKPGGMLMLHGYRPEQITYGTGGPPHAENMYTEEMLREGFGDMRILHLAAYDCEIEEGKGHAGMSALIDLVAVKR; via the coding sequence ATGTGGGACGAACGCTACGCCGCGCCGGGCTACCTCTTCGGAACGGAGCCCGCCCGCTTCTTGGTGGACCAGGCGGTGCATCTGCCGGAGCGGGGCCGCGTCCTCGTCGTGGCGGACGGTGAGGGCCGGAATTCGGTCTTCCTCGCCGCGCGCGGCTTCGACGTCATGGCGTTCGACGCCTCCCACGTCGCAGTCGAGAAGGCGCGGGCACTCGCCAAGGGACGTGATGTTCCGGTCCGTTTCGAGGTCTCGAACGTCGATGGCTGGGACTGGGCGCCAAATGCCTACGACGCCGTCGTCGCGGTCTTCATCCAGTTCGCGCCGCCGCCGATGCGCGCGCGCATCTTCGAGGGCATAAAGCGGACCCTCAAGCCGGGCGGCATGCTGATGCTGCACGGCTATCGCCCCGAGCAGATCACCTACGGCACCGGCGGGCCGCCCCACGCGGAAAACATGTACACCGAGGAAATGCTGCGAGAAGGGTTTGGCGACATGCGGATCCTGCACCTCGCTGCCTACGACTGCGAGATCGAGGAAGGGAAGGGGCATGCCGGGATGTCGGCGCTGATTGATCTCGTTGCGGTGAAGCGCTGA
- a CDS encoding recombinase family protein — MPKIGYARVSSTSQDLEIQKAKLKAAGCEIVRAETGSGASRDGRTELATVLEFLRAGDELVVHRLDRLGRSTRDVLNLVHELDAKGASLRILEPEVTTAGDMGRMVITVLGMVADMELKFIRDRQRAGINAAKGKGIYKGRQKKVDDAEIQRLAAAGTSKAQIARDLGVSRMTVYRALDTGSAKADADPD; from the coding sequence ATGCCCAAGATCGGTTACGCCCGCGTCAGCTCAACAAGTCAGGATCTCGAAATCCAGAAAGCCAAACTGAAGGCGGCAGGCTGTGAAATTGTCCGCGCCGAAACCGGCTCTGGAGCATCCCGTGACGGTCGCACCGAACTGGCAACCGTCCTGGAGTTTTTGCGTGCAGGTGACGAGCTGGTCGTGCATCGCCTCGACCGCCTTGGGCGGTCAACCCGAGACGTTCTGAATCTGGTGCATGAGTTGGATGCGAAGGGCGCGTCGTTGCGTATCCTTGAACCCGAGGTGACGACGGCCGGCGACATGGGGCGCATGGTGATCACTGTCCTCGGCATGGTCGCTGACATGGAGCTGAAGTTCATTCGCGACCGCCAACGCGCAGGGATCAACGCCGCAAAGGGCAAGGGGATCTACAAGGGGCGGCAGAAGAAGGTCGATGACGCTGAAATTCAGAGACTGGCTGCAGCGGGCACATCCAAAGCCCAGATTGCCCGAGACCTGGGGGTTTCGCGCATGACCGTATATAGAGCGCTGGATACAGGAAGTGCCAAAGCGGACGCAGACCCGGATTAG
- a CDS encoding TniB family NTP-binding protein, translating to MDHLRPEARRIAEKPAIERLDCFATDRWIGYSRAQDALKRMDMLLATQPGRVRPQNMLVVGPSNNGKSTIAEKFQRQHPRRSSEERDRHIFPVLSVQMMPDVTAPRFYAQLLDALGSPLGNIRKTDRRNALTLNLMRACGVRLLVIDELHNLLCGPSSRQREILGLIRYLGNELRIPIVALGTKDAWLALRLDDQLENRFQPFLLSMWGDDAETGRLLASFETVIPLRGRSGLGLPALRKVIVERSEGLIGEMHQLLSSAAAHALTEGRERIEREDLLGCPFQAPSYRRQMMERELRA from the coding sequence ATGGACCATCTTCGACCCGAAGCCCGACGCATCGCGGAAAAGCCTGCTATCGAACGGCTCGATTGTTTCGCAACCGACCGCTGGATCGGCTATTCCCGCGCGCAGGATGCCCTGAAACGCATGGACATGCTGTTGGCGACGCAACCCGGCCGTGTTCGACCGCAGAACATGCTGGTTGTCGGGCCGAGCAACAACGGCAAATCGACCATCGCCGAGAAATTCCAGCGCCAGCACCCCCGAAGAAGTTCGGAAGAAAGGGACCGACATATCTTTCCGGTCCTGTCGGTCCAGATGATGCCGGACGTGACCGCGCCCCGTTTCTACGCACAGTTGCTTGACGCATTGGGATCACCTCTCGGGAACATCCGAAAGACCGACCGGCGCAATGCACTGACACTGAATCTCATGCGGGCATGCGGGGTGCGGCTGCTCGTCATTGACGAGTTGCACAACCTGCTTTGCGGCCCATCATCGCGGCAGCGCGAAATTTTGGGGCTCATCCGGTATCTGGGCAACGAGCTGCGTATCCCGATTGTCGCGCTTGGGACCAAGGATGCATGGCTGGCTCTCCGGTTGGACGACCAACTCGAAAACCGCTTCCAGCCCTTTTTGCTATCGATGTGGGGTGACGATGCCGAGACCGGGCGGCTGCTGGCCAGCTTCGAGACAGTGATCCCCCTGCGCGGGCGGTCCGGTCTCGGTCTGCCTGCGTTGCGCAAGGTGATTGTGGAGCGCTCGGAGGGCCTGATCGGAGAAATGCACCAGCTTCTTTCGAGCGCAGCAGCGCATGCCCTGACGGAAGGACGGGAACGCATCGAGAGAGAAGACCTGCTGGGCTGCCCTTTCCAGGCACCCTCCTACCGGCGGCAGATGATGGAACGGGAACTTCGGGCATGA
- a CDS encoding Mu transposase C-terminal domain-containing protein, producing the protein MDLESVPKGVWQKAEERAALLRPLAALHEAPAHLVRAAAIDLKISERWAYRLIRRLREENGAVTALLPRDGRGAPRKTRIAGDREAIIGHVIEGHYLKRQKARPSEIVRAVQVECRKAGISSPSEATIRRRVNLIDKGVASRLREDDPDTKPILGATPIPKYPLDVVQIDHTPVDVILVDPFERLPIGRPYLTVAIDVMSRMIAGFHLSLDPPSAASVGLCLAHVADDKKTWMTARGVTDVEWPIAGKPKKIGVDNAGEFHSQAFERGCAQHNIEIEWRPPGQPQFGGIVERVIGTLMRRIHKLPGTTFSNTAQRGAYDSERQACLTLEELERWLTVAICKDYHLSGHRGLDGATPLARLKEGLVSLSRSGGSIAIPRDMRSYLIDFLPVLRRTLQRDGFTVDHIRYFSNALKPWIVSRDVRTEGHLILRRDPRDLSRVYVLDPFDGSWLEVPYRTLSRPSITLWEHRAARRRAQERNAATVDEDSIFTAFAEMQEIERNAARLSKGARRRRSRPVLDRQSPLAKQPEALGLGELAQDQPDAPPQPFTDIEEW; encoded by the coding sequence ATGGACCTGGAATCCGTTCCGAAAGGCGTGTGGCAGAAGGCCGAGGAACGGGCGGCCTTGCTTCGACCACTTGCCGCGCTCCATGAAGCACCAGCGCATCTTGTCCGCGCTGCAGCGATTGATCTGAAAATTTCCGAACGTTGGGCCTACAGGCTGATCCGCCGGCTCCGTGAAGAAAACGGCGCGGTCACCGCGCTCTTGCCGCGCGATGGCCGCGGTGCTCCGCGCAAGACGCGGATCGCGGGGGATCGGGAAGCGATCATCGGTCATGTCATCGAAGGCCACTATCTCAAACGGCAGAAGGCGCGCCCCTCGGAAATCGTGAGGGCGGTTCAGGTCGAGTGCCGCAAGGCGGGGATTTCGTCTCCTAGCGAAGCCACGATCAGGCGACGGGTTAACCTGATCGACAAGGGTGTCGCGTCACGGCTTCGCGAAGATGATCCGGACACAAAGCCGATCCTCGGCGCGACCCCGATCCCGAAATACCCGCTCGACGTCGTGCAAATCGATCACACGCCGGTCGATGTCATTTTGGTCGATCCGTTCGAGCGTCTGCCAATCGGGCGGCCATATCTGACGGTTGCGATTGACGTGATGAGCCGGATGATCGCGGGCTTCCATCTTAGCCTTGATCCCCCTTCCGCCGCGAGCGTCGGCCTGTGCCTCGCCCACGTCGCTGACGATAAGAAAACCTGGATGACAGCGCGCGGCGTTACGGATGTGGAGTGGCCGATTGCGGGAAAGCCAAAGAAGATCGGCGTAGACAATGCCGGCGAGTTCCACTCGCAGGCTTTCGAGCGCGGGTGCGCGCAACATAATATCGAGATCGAATGGCGACCGCCGGGGCAACCTCAGTTCGGTGGCATTGTAGAGCGTGTGATCGGCACCCTCATGCGGCGCATTCACAAGTTGCCGGGCACGACATTTTCCAACACGGCGCAGCGCGGCGCATACGACAGCGAAAGACAGGCCTGCCTGACCCTTGAAGAACTGGAACGCTGGCTGACGGTTGCGATTTGCAAGGATTATCACCTGTCCGGGCATCGTGGGTTGGACGGGGCCACACCTCTTGCCCGGCTGAAGGAAGGTCTCGTATCCTTGAGCCGATCTGGCGGCAGCATCGCTATCCCGCGTGACATGCGCAGCTATCTGATCGACTTCCTTCCGGTTCTGCGTAGAACGTTGCAACGCGACGGATTCACCGTAGATCATATTCGCTATTTCTCGAATGCCCTGAAACCGTGGATCGTCTCGCGCGACGTCCGGACGGAGGGACATCTGATCCTGCGCCGCGACCCACGAGACCTTTCGCGTGTTTATGTTCTCGACCCTTTCGACGGTTCCTGGCTCGAAGTGCCGTATCGCACACTCTCCCGACCGTCGATCACGCTCTGGGAACATCGGGCAGCGCGACGACGTGCCCAAGAACGCAATGCGGCGACCGTGGACGAGGACAGCATTTTCACCGCCTTCGCGGAAATGCAGGAGATCGAGCGCAACGCGGCCCGGCTCTCCAAGGGTGCCCGCCGCCGTCGGTCGCGACCGGTGCTGGATCGACAATCTCCTTTGGCGAAGCAACCGGAGGCTCTCGGCCTGGGCGAGCTCGCGCAAGATCAACCGGACGCTCCACCGCAACCATTCACCGACATTGAAGAGTGGTAG
- a CDS encoding type II toxin-antitoxin system VapC family toxin → MFIDASAVVAILNREPGSDELAKRLAASDKPPLFSPLARYEAVVSLARSRSGKHKAPDSDQFEAAKAAVDLFFQEARAKSVMISDTLGVGALAAAQSYGKAVGHEADLNFGDCFSYACAKGYRVALLYKGNDFSKTDLA, encoded by the coding sequence ATGTTCATAGATGCGTCAGCGGTGGTGGCGATACTGAACCGCGAGCCTGGATCCGACGAATTGGCAAAACGGCTTGCTGCCAGTGACAAGCCTCCGCTGTTTTCTCCGCTCGCGCGATATGAGGCGGTTGTAAGCCTGGCCAGGTCGCGTTCAGGAAAGCACAAGGCACCCGACAGCGACCAGTTCGAGGCAGCAAAGGCTGCTGTCGATCTGTTTTTTCAGGAAGCCCGCGCTAAAAGCGTGATGATCTCAGATACCCTCGGTGTAGGCGCGCTTGCGGCTGCGCAATCCTACGGCAAGGCCGTTGGGCACGAGGCCGATCTGAATTTCGGAGACTGCTTCTCCTACGCCTGTGCAAAAGGTTATCGGGTCGCGCTTCTCTACAAAGGCAATGATTTTTCAAAGACAGATCTGGCCTGA
- a CDS encoding type II toxin-antitoxin system VapB family antitoxin, with the protein MSGYTLKNIGIYHKRYTPMPGLFIRDEAVNALAVEAMKLTGADNKTEAVRSALKAAINAAKDQVPLLERLESARAIADKIGPVNPDYDAKADADAMWGEY; encoded by the coding sequence ATGTCTGGATATACATTAAAGAATATCGGGATATACCACAAGAGATATACACCAATGCCGGGACTTTTCATCAGGGATGAAGCGGTTAACGCGCTTGCTGTGGAGGCTATGAAGCTGACCGGCGCAGATAATAAAACAGAGGCTGTTCGATCTGCTTTGAAGGCTGCCATCAACGCGGCAAAGGATCAAGTTCCTTTGCTGGAACGTCTTGAATCTGCGAGAGCTATTGCCGACAAGATCGGACCAGTAAACCCTGACTACGATGCGAAGGCAGATGCTGACGCCATGTGGGGCGAATACTGA
- a CDS encoding DUF1173 family protein — MSSYRINDFEFSADAPNFQTILERAHSQKLRPACLCSPAHPKMYVALIGGEYYLKRMPGTGHAHDPGCASFDPPPELSGLGHVAGAAIVTDDAGDTTLRLDFSLSMRGGSSVPAPGGDTEASSAVANPKKLSLLGTLHYLWDAAGLTKWRPQWQRRNWWIIHRELTGVAQNTGTKAQPFASVLMVPPVYNHERRDELALERRSWLRGLAPQRGKPVPLGIVVAEFKSIEPSQYGRKLKMKHLPDFAFFMDDDLAARFDRLFADKIHAIEAAGDGHLILIATFSIRNNYAEIREIAGMTVNEHWIPFDGDREHQLVEALKDRAYAKSLKYNLQSSAPVANALLLDTGAPIALYVPPDGLSADDEETLHDIAEDGVYQPWFWPADEIEMPALPAPAGGGH, encoded by the coding sequence GTGTCATCGTATCGCATTAACGACTTTGAATTTTCTGCAGACGCTCCGAACTTTCAGACCATTCTCGAACGGGCACACAGCCAGAAGCTTCGCCCTGCTTGTCTGTGCAGCCCTGCCCATCCGAAAATGTATGTCGCCCTGATTGGCGGCGAATATTACCTGAAGCGGATGCCAGGAACCGGCCATGCCCACGACCCTGGCTGCGCGTCGTTCGATCCGCCGCCCGAGCTGTCCGGACTCGGACACGTCGCCGGGGCCGCAATCGTCACCGACGACGCCGGCGACACAACGCTGCGGCTGGATTTCTCGCTATCCATGCGTGGCGGCAGCAGCGTACCGGCGCCCGGCGGTGACACTGAGGCATCCTCTGCCGTCGCCAACCCCAAGAAACTCTCTTTGCTCGGCACGCTTCACTATCTCTGGGATGCCGCCGGCCTCACAAAGTGGCGTCCGCAATGGCAGCGCCGGAACTGGTGGATTATCCATCGCGAGTTGACCGGGGTGGCACAGAATACCGGGACCAAGGCGCAGCCCTTCGCGTCGGTCCTTATGGTGCCGCCAGTCTACAATCACGAACGCCGAGATGAACTGGCCCTGGAGCGGCGCAGCTGGTTGCGCGGGCTGGCCCCGCAGCGCGGCAAGCCTGTCCCGCTTGGTATTGTCGTCGCAGAGTTCAAGTCGATCGAGCCGTCACAATATGGCCGAAAGCTGAAGATGAAGCATCTGCCGGATTTTGCCTTTTTTATGGACGATGACCTGGCGGCGCGCTTCGACAGGCTTTTTGCGGACAAGATCCATGCCATAGAAGCTGCAGGCGACGGGCATCTGATCCTGATTGCGACGTTCAGCATCCGCAATAACTATGCCGAGATCCGGGAGATTGCCGGCATGACGGTCAATGAACACTGGATCCCGTTCGACGGCGACCGCGAGCATCAGCTTGTTGAGGCACTGAAGGACCGCGCCTATGCCAAGTCGCTGAAATACAATCTTCAATCGTCGGCGCCGGTCGCGAATGCCCTCTTGCTCGACACCGGCGCGCCAATCGCGCTCTATGTCCCGCCAGACGGGCTGTCGGCCGACGACGAGGAAACCCTGCATGATATTGCCGAGGACGGCGTTTATCAGCCGTGGTTCTGGCCGGCCGATGAAATCGAGATGCCCGCCTTGCCGGCCCCGGCTGGCGGCGGTCACTGA
- a CDS encoding SOS response-associated peptidase has translation MCNLYANTTAQEAMRGLFKVATERDRLGNEQPRPAIWPKYDAPVVRIDGDGERELVLMKWGFLTPKTSAKTGKPLKPDAWNNARDDKVASSGLWKSSFAGRRCLVPVSAFREAKGRNPATDFWFGLAAEADDDRPPFAFAGLWRDGQPGVDGEEGDWLTHTVVTTVANELVKPVHPTRMPVILDPGDYDAWLDGSESEAGKLLRPYPAEKMRIVRQGVGITSDKDQ, from the coding sequence ATGTGCAATCTGTACGCGAATACGACGGCGCAGGAGGCAATGCGGGGACTGTTCAAGGTCGCGACAGAGCGCGACCGACTCGGCAATGAACAGCCTCGCCCAGCTATCTGGCCGAAATATGATGCGCCGGTCGTGCGCATTGACGGAGACGGTGAACGTGAGCTGGTGCTGATGAAATGGGGCTTTCTGACGCCGAAGACCTCGGCGAAGACGGGAAAGCCCCTGAAGCCGGACGCCTGGAACAATGCCCGAGACGACAAGGTGGCCAGCTCGGGCCTGTGGAAGTCGTCATTTGCTGGCCGGCGGTGCCTGGTGCCGGTTTCGGCGTTCCGCGAGGCCAAGGGCAGAAATCCAGCAACGGATTTCTGGTTCGGCCTCGCAGCCGAAGCCGATGACGACCGCCCGCCCTTCGCCTTCGCTGGTCTCTGGCGCGACGGCCAGCCAGGCGTCGACGGCGAAGAGGGTGACTGGCTGACCCATACGGTTGTGACGACGGTGGCAAACGAGCTTGTCAAGCCAGTCCACCCGACGCGGATGCCGGTGATCCTCGATCCCGGCGATTACGATGCCTGGCTCGACGGATCCGAATCCGAGGCCGGAAAACTGCTTCGACCCTATCCAGCCGAAAAAATGCGGATCGTGCGACAGGGCGTCGGCATTACATCTGACAAGGATCAGTGA